From Candidatus Neomarinimicrobiota bacterium, the proteins below share one genomic window:
- a CDS encoding undecaprenyl-phosphate glucose phosphotransferase has translation MRKSRLVINILLSDFLASVAALYLTYLFRFKLNLFDSPIELYATDLILPAAVLYLYWLILFLWNGLYSFPLAPSRTDENFRVFKTTFFGMIILFLITFDLNHPIVSTRLTLLIYWFLLSILTSLGRIFFITIQRKRFERGIGLTPTLIVGYNDFGFNIYDKIKQYPALGYQIVGFVTLNPDNMGKSYKDVEVIGDLEGLPDLIRDRHIGELVIAFDTGNHERLLDVVDKVGRMDVGLKIIPDMYDIISGQARTNQIYGFPLIDIFPQLMPQWEKAFKRLIDVVVSSITLLILLPFFPLIALAVYIDSPGPVFYRQERVGKNGKIFKMIKFRTMIPDAEKETGPVWSQKQDPRITRVGYFLRKTRLDEIPQFINVLQGDMSLVGPRPERPVFVDQFIKTIPLYRHRLKMKPGITGWAQTMHKYDESFEDVKKKLEYDLYYLENMSLKLDFKIIMNTFATVFTAKGQ, from the coding sequence ATGAGAAAATCCCGTCTGGTTATCAATATTCTCCTTTCCGACTTCCTTGCTTCTGTAGCAGCACTCTATCTCACCTATCTGTTCCGTTTTAAGCTTAATCTTTTCGACAGTCCCATCGAGCTCTATGCCACAGATCTGATTCTGCCGGCAGCGGTGCTGTACCTTTACTGGCTTATTCTCTTTCTCTGGAACGGCCTTTACAGCTTTCCCCTGGCACCCTCCCGGACCGATGAAAATTTCCGGGTCTTTAAAACGACTTTTTTTGGGATGATCATTCTCTTTTTGATTACTTTCGATCTGAATCATCCCATTGTCTCCACCCGCCTGACGCTGCTGATTTACTGGTTTCTTTTATCCATCCTCACATCTTTGGGCAGGATTTTTTTTATTACAATCCAAAGAAAACGATTTGAACGGGGAATCGGACTAACCCCTACACTCATTGTAGGGTATAATGATTTTGGTTTTAACATTTATGATAAAATCAAGCAATACCCGGCCCTTGGCTATCAGATTGTAGGTTTTGTGACATTGAATCCTGACAATATGGGGAAAAGCTACAAAGATGTGGAAGTCATCGGGGATCTGGAAGGTCTGCCGGATCTGATCCGGGACCGTCATATCGGTGAACTGGTGATTGCCTTTGATACGGGAAATCATGAACGGCTGCTGGATGTGGTGGATAAAGTGGGACGTATGGATGTGGGATTGAAAATCATACCTGACATGTACGATATTATATCCGGTCAGGCCCGGACCAACCAGATTTACGGATTTCCCCTCATTGATATTTTCCCCCAGCTCATGCCCCAGTGGGAAAAGGCATTCAAACGCCTGATCGATGTGGTGGTCTCTTCTATCACACTGCTCATTCTCCTGCCGTTTTTTCCTCTGATTGCCCTGGCTGTTTATATTGATTCACCCGGACCGGTTTTTTACCGACAGGAAAGGGTGGGTAAGAATGGAAAGATCTTTAAAATGATCAAATTCCGGACCATGATTCCCGATGCGGAAAAGGAAACAGGACCGGTCTGGTCCCAGAAGCAGGATCCCCGCATTACCCGTGTGGGATATTTCCTGCGGAAAACCCGGCTGGACGAAATCCCCCAGTTTATCAATGTACTGCAGGGAGATATGAGCTTGGTGGGGCCCCGTCCCGAACGGCCCGTTTTTGTGGATCAATTCATTAAAACCATTCCCCTTTATCGCCACCGATTGAAAATGAAACCGGGTATCACCGGCTGGGCCCAGACCATGCATAAATACGATGAGTCCTTTGAGGATGTGAAAAAGAAGCTGGAATATGACCTGTACTACCTGGAAAATATGTCCCTGAAACTGGATTTTAAAATTATCATGAATACCTTTGCCACCGTTTTTACGGCAAAGGGACAATAA
- the wecB_2 gene encoding UDP-N-acetylglucosamine 2-epimerase (non-hydrolyzing): MTYTIATIIGARPQFIKEAPVALALRENFKEIIIHTGQHYDRNMSRVFFEDMAIPEPDYNLNIGSGLHGEQTGRMLAGIEEVLIKEKPDYVLVYGDTNSTIAGALAAVKLQIPVGHIEAGLRSFNRSMPEEINRIATDRIADHLFCPTEHAVSLLSKEGMTKNAFLTGDVMYDACLHFLPLSEQKSNIVQSLVLTGKEYLLLTIHRPSNTDNPETFLSILKAVAESPWPVVFPRHPRTKNVMKNPEIRDILSKAKHLKIIEPVGFLDMLQLENHALKILTDSGGVQKEAFFLGKPCITLRTETEWVETVEAGYNVITGADPEKIVQAIHTFYPKHEREQYYGDGQAARNISEQIKKVIIS; the protein is encoded by the coding sequence ATGACATATACCATTGCAACAATTATCGGCGCCAGGCCTCAGTTCATTAAAGAAGCTCCCGTGGCACTGGCACTCCGGGAAAATTTTAAAGAAATCATCATCCATACCGGCCAGCACTACGACCGGAATATGTCCCGTGTGTTTTTCGAGGATATGGCCATCCCCGAACCGGATTACAATCTGAATATCGGATCGGGACTGCATGGTGAACAGACCGGCAGGATGCTGGCAGGTATTGAAGAAGTACTGATTAAAGAAAAACCGGATTATGTGCTGGTCTACGGAGATACCAATTCCACCATTGCCGGAGCCCTGGCGGCGGTGAAGCTTCAGATTCCGGTGGGACACATAGAAGCGGGCCTCCGGTCGTTTAACCGGTCTATGCCGGAAGAAATTAACCGGATCGCCACAGACCGCATCGCCGACCACCTGTTCTGCCCCACGGAACATGCCGTATCCCTTTTGAGTAAAGAAGGTATGACAAAGAATGCCTTTCTCACCGGCGATGTGATGTATGACGCCTGTCTGCATTTTTTACCCCTTTCGGAACAAAAATCGAATATCGTTCAATCCCTGGTTCTAACCGGAAAAGAATATCTTTTATTGACCATACACCGCCCCTCCAATACGGATAACCCCGAAACATTTCTATCCATCCTGAAAGCCGTGGCAGAAAGTCCCTGGCCGGTGGTGTTTCCCCGCCATCCCCGGACCAAAAATGTGATGAAAAATCCGGAAATCCGGGATATCTTGTCCAAAGCAAAGCATCTGAAAATCATCGAACCGGTGGGATTCCTGGATATGCTTCAACTGGAAAACCATGCGTTGAAAATTCTTACGGATTCCGGAGGTGTACAAAAAGAAGCTTTTTTTCTGGGGAAGCCCTGCATCACCCTCCGGACAGAGACGGAATGGGTTGAAACCGTAGAAGCAGGATATAACGTTATTACCGGTGCCGATCCGGAAAAAATTGTCCAGGCGATCCACACATTTTACCCGAAGCATGAGAGAGAACAGTACTACGGGGATGGTCAGGCTGCCCGGAATATTTCAGAACAGATAAAAAAGGTGATTATATCATGA
- the serS gene encoding serine--tRNA ligase has product MLDIHVIRAEPERIAEALRKKNVDADLEILLEKDRRHRELSKETDDLKHLRNTVTRQINDKKRQKLDATDDIQEMRRVSARIKENDQRIMELQEEIRDHLIRLPNTPHESVPVGQTEKDNVEVRRYGTFRDFSFTPKDHLALGESLGLFDFRRGAKISGSGFPLYIGQGARLERALLNFMLDVHTLEHGYTEIYPPFLVNSASATGTGQLPKMAEDMYYLDEDDLWLIPTAEVPVTNIHREEMIPLEDLPLKYTAYSGCFRREAGSYGKDTRGFQRLHQFNKVELVQFCHPDESYDTLEKLVGHAEVILQKLELPYRVVELCSADLSFAAAKCYDIELWSPAEEKWLEVSSCSNFEDFQARRSQIRFKDTDGKNRFVHTLNGSGVATPRLLIAILENYQNEDGSIRIPDVLKKYTGFDTIA; this is encoded by the coding sequence ATGCTGGATATTCATGTGATCAGGGCAGAACCGGAGCGGATTGCGGAAGCCCTGCGCAAAAAAAATGTGGATGCCGATCTGGAAATCCTTCTGGAAAAAGACAGGCGTCACCGGGAATTGAGTAAAGAAACCGATGATCTGAAGCACCTGAGAAATACAGTCACACGGCAAATTAATGATAAAAAACGACAGAAACTGGATGCTACCGATGACATTCAGGAAATGCGCCGGGTCAGTGCCCGAATCAAGGAAAATGATCAGCGGATAATGGAGTTGCAGGAAGAAATCCGGGATCACCTGATCCGTCTGCCCAATACACCCCACGAATCTGTCCCGGTGGGACAGACGGAAAAGGACAATGTGGAAGTCCGCCGCTATGGGACCTTTCGGGATTTTTCCTTTACCCCCAAAGATCATCTGGCCTTGGGAGAATCTTTGGGACTCTTTGATTTTCGCCGGGGTGCTAAAATCAGCGGGAGCGGATTTCCCCTGTATATCGGTCAAGGTGCCCGGCTGGAACGGGCTTTGTTGAATTTTATGCTGGATGTACACACCCTGGAACATGGCTATACAGAGATCTATCCCCCGTTCCTGGTGAATTCTGCCAGTGCCACCGGTACGGGACAGTTACCGAAGATGGCAGAGGATATGTATTATCTGGATGAAGACGATTTGTGGCTGATTCCCACAGCTGAAGTCCCTGTTACCAATATTCACCGGGAAGAAATGATTCCCCTGGAAGATCTTCCCCTCAAATATACTGCCTATTCGGGATGTTTTCGCCGTGAAGCAGGCTCCTACGGTAAGGATACCCGGGGATTTCAGCGCCTGCACCAGTTTAATAAGGTAGAATTGGTCCAGTTCTGTCATCCGGATGAATCCTATGACACCCTGGAGAAACTGGTGGGACATGCTGAGGTGATCCTTCAGAAACTCGAACTGCCTTACCGGGTGGTGGAATTGTGTTCCGCCGATCTGAGTTTTGCTGCCGCCAAGTGTTATGATATCGAGCTCTGGTCCCCGGCTGAAGAAAAATGGCTTGAGGTTTCCAGCTGCAGCAATTTCGAGGATTTTCAGGCCCGGCGAAGCCAGATCCGGTTTAAAGATACCGACGGAAAAAATCGTTTTGTGCATACCCTGAATGGTTCGGGCGTGGCCACACCCCGGCTTCTCATTGCCATCCTGGAGAACTATCAGAATGAAGACGGAAGCATCCGCATTCCCGATGTTCTGAAAAAATATACCGGCTTTGACACCATCGCGTAG
- a CDS encoding endonuclease domain-containing protein: MIMKEFTFLHYNPKLKKYARQLRNNSTKSERELWKYLKGRNMKGYDFHRQKPIDEYIVDFFCPKLMLAIELDGYSHLLEEYQKKDRRKEYQLMQLGVKTIRFWDDEVLDDIDNVLRVIEEIIKEREKELEL, encoded by the coding sequence ATGATCATGAAAGAATTCACCTTCTTACATTACAACCCTAAACTAAAAAAATATGCCCGTCAACTCCGGAATAACAGCACTAAATCCGAACGGGAACTCTGGAAATATCTAAAGGGACGAAACATGAAAGGGTATGATTTTCATCGGCAAAAACCCATTGATGAATATATTGTGGATTTTTTCTGTCCAAAGCTTATGCTGGCTATCGAACTGGATGGATACAGCCATTTATTGGAAGAATACCAGAAAAAAGATCGTCGCAAAGAATATCAGTTAATGCAATTAGGAGTCAAAACAATCCGGTTTTGGGATGATGAGGTTTTGGATGATATTGATAATGTTTTACGTGTTATTGAAGAGATTATAAAAGAAAGAGAAAAAGAATTAGAGCTATAA
- a CDS encoding DegT/DnrJ/EryC1/StrS family aminotransferase produces the protein MSRNIPLLDLQKEFEMLKPELMPALEEVLSSARFIMGPQLDELNDHIQSLLGVKHHIPCANGTDALLIALKALDIQPGDEVITTPFTFVATAETIAFAGAVPVFTDIRSDTCLMDPNLIEERITEKTKAIIPVHLFGQMVPMEPVMTIAKKYGLKVIEDTAQAIGATQHGCFAGTIGDIGTISYFPSKNLGAYGDAGGIVTNNDSLAETCALIANHGQAHKYEHHLIGLNSRMDSLQAAILNVKIKYLEEWNILRAEKAAWYHKYLDPSVETPVTVPGNTHIYHQYTIKVDQRDALKEYLAGQGIATAVHYPIPLNEQPAIAALKLHGFPTPVAAKTAQRVLSLPMNQYLSEEDIRYVADAVNSFLNTKKSQSFQNSPTGSSV, from the coding sequence ATGTCACGGAATATCCCCCTGCTGGATTTGCAAAAAGAATTTGAGATGTTAAAACCGGAACTTATGCCGGCCCTGGAAGAGGTTTTATCCTCAGCCCGTTTTATTATGGGACCCCAGCTGGATGAATTGAACGATCATATTCAGTCCCTCCTGGGTGTAAAACATCACATTCCCTGTGCCAACGGGACAGATGCCCTGCTGATTGCCCTGAAAGCCCTGGATATCCAACCGGGAGATGAAGTCATCACCACACCCTTCACCTTTGTGGCCACGGCAGAAACCATCGCCTTTGCCGGAGCCGTACCGGTCTTTACGGATATTCGTTCCGATACATGCCTGATGGATCCAAATCTCATTGAAGAACGAATCACGGAGAAAACAAAGGCGATTATTCCTGTCCACCTTTTCGGACAAATGGTTCCCATGGAGCCGGTGATGACAATCGCCAAAAAATATGGTTTGAAAGTCATTGAGGATACAGCCCAGGCCATTGGTGCCACCCAACACGGGTGTTTTGCCGGAACCATTGGGGATATTGGGACCATCTCATATTTCCCCAGTAAAAATCTGGGTGCTTACGGGGATGCTGGCGGCATAGTGACAAATAATGATTCACTTGCAGAAACCTGCGCCCTGATTGCCAATCACGGTCAGGCCCATAAATATGAGCATCATCTTATCGGACTCAACAGCCGGATGGATTCCCTTCAGGCTGCCATTCTCAATGTGAAAATCAAATATCTGGAAGAATGGAATATTCTCCGTGCGGAAAAAGCGGCATGGTATCACAAATATCTGGATCCCTCCGTGGAAACACCCGTAACGGTTCCCGGAAATACACATATTTACCATCAGTATACCATTAAAGTAGATCAGAGGGATGCATTGAAAGAATACCTTGCCGGGCAGGGCATTGCCACAGCTGTCCACTATCCCATCCCCCTGAATGAGCAACCGGCCATCGCAGCACTGAAACTTCATGGATTTCCAACACCTGTCGCTGCCAAAACCGCGCAAAGGGTCCTGTCTCTGCCCATGAACCAGTACCTGAGCGAGGAGGATATCCGCTATGTCGCGGATGCTGTGAATTCCTTTCTGAATACAAAGAAATCACAGTCGTTCCAAAATTCTCCAACTGGATCCTCTGTTTAA